A window of the Apteryx mantelli isolate bAptMan1 chromosome 23, bAptMan1.hap1, whole genome shotgun sequence genome harbors these coding sequences:
- the H2AX gene encoding histone H2AX — protein MSGRGKSGGKARAKAKSRSSRAGLQFPVGRVHRLLRRGHYAERVGAGAPVYLAAVLEYLTAEILELAGNAARDNKKTRIIPRHLQLAVRNDEELNKLLGGVTIAQGGVLPNIQAVLLPKKTGGGGAVPAKAGKKGGGQQSQEY, from the coding sequence ATGTCTGGCCGTGGCAAGAGCGGCGGTAAGGCCCGGGCTAAGGCCAAGTCTCGCTCGTCCCGGGCTGGGCTGCAGTTCCCCGTCGGGCGCGTGCACCGGCTGCTGCGGCGCGGGCACTACGCGGAGCGGGTGGGGGCCGGCGCGCCTGTGTACCTGGCCGCCGTGCTGGAGTACCTGACGGCCGAGATTCTGGAGCTGGCGGGCAACGCGGCCCGCGACAATAAGAAGACGCGCATCATCCCCCGTCACCTGCAGCTGGCGGTGCGCAACGACGAGGAGCTCAACAAGCTGCTGGGCGGCGTCACCATCGCGCAGGGCGGCGTCCTGCCCAACATCCAGGCCGTGCTGCTGCCCAAGAagacgggcggcggcggcgcggtcccCGCCAAGGCCGGCAAGAAGGGCGGCGGGCAGCAGTCGCAGGAGTACTAG